A window from Nitrospirota bacterium encodes these proteins:
- a CDS encoding helix-turn-helix domain-containing protein, producing the protein MTRARVLQEVRQMRFEELYARRQRRDLTMAEAAEMLGVTERTFRRWSDRYDAEGAEGCRIGGSAGPRPVRCPWMRRCAW; encoded by the coding sequence ATGACACGGGCGAGGGTACTACAGGAGGTGAGACAGATGCGGTTTGAAGAACTGTATGCACGGCGACAACGGCGGGACCTCACGATGGCGGAGGCGGCCGAGATGCTGGGCGTCACGGAACGGACGTTTCGCCGCTGGAGTGACCGCTATGACGCGGAAGGGGCCGAGGGTTGCAGGATCGGCGGATCGGCCGGCCCTCGGCCCGTGCGGTGCCCGTGGATGAGGCGCTGCGCATGGTGA